A DNA window from Onthophagus taurus isolate NC chromosome 1, IU_Otau_3.0, whole genome shotgun sequence contains the following coding sequences:
- the LOC111419687 gene encoding TBC1 domain family member 13: MAYKARLKEFDDCLQGDVIDLKTLKKLCFNGIPDTAGFRPLCWKLLLGYLPPERESWKDTLEKNRRLYKNFIDDLVVLPGTEDANGDNNFLDHPLSCNPDSRWQTFFKDNEVLLQIDKDVRRLCPDISFFQQPTEYPCHDIVSSKEIKRLHTRVQRSVLKCANVERKGLGITKITLLLKKAPEDYEPMAEGQEAHWEVVERILFLYAKLNPGQGYVQGMNEIVGPIYYAFACDPDLTFREHAEADCFFCFTNLMSEIRDFFIKTLDSTDCGINNMMTRLSMQLRKSDLDIWLRFQQLELRPEYYSFRWLTLLLSQEFPLPDVLRIWDTLFSDENRFDFLIYICCAMIVVLRDKLIRGDFPSNLKLLQSFPPTEIQKILPKSFELFLQNS, translated from the exons ATGGCTTACAAGGCAAG attAAAAGAATTCGATGATTGTTTGCAAGGGGATGTTATCGATTTGAAGAcgcttaaaaaattatgttttaacg GTATTCCAGACACAGCTGGTTTTAGACCTTTATGTTGGAAGCTATTATTAGGATATTTACCTCCTGAGAGAGAATCTTGGAAGGATACTTTAGAGAAAAATAGGagactttataaaaattttatag ATGATCTTGTAGTTTTGCCAGGTACTGAAGATGCAAATGGTGACAATAATTTCTTAGATCATCCTTTAAGTTGTAATCCAGATAGTCGTTggcaaactttttttaaagataatgaagttttgttacaaattgataaagatGTGAGGCGACTTTGCCCAGACATATCGTTTTTTCAGCAACCCACTGAATACCCTTGCCATGATATTGTTAGTAGTAAAGAAATTAAGAGGTTACACACGAGAGTCCAAAGAAGTGTTCTCAAATGTGCTAATGTCGAAAGAAAAGGATTGGGAATCACTAAg attactttattattaaaaaaagccCCTGAAGATTATGAACCAATGGCTGAAGGACAAGAAGCTCATTGGGAAGTGGTGGAACGTATCTTATTCCTTTATGCTAAATTAAATCCAGGACAAGGTTATGTTCAAGGAATGAATGAAATTGTTGGTCCCATTTATTATGCTTTTGCATGTGATCCAGATTTAACATTTAGAG aacaCGCCGAAGCTGATTGTTTTTTTTGCTTCACAAATTTAATGTCGGAAATCCGAgactttttcataaaaactCTTGATAGCACCGATTGCGGAATCAACAATATGATGACACGTTTGTCAATGCAACTAAGAAAAAGCGACCTCGATATTTGGTTGAGGTTCCAACAACTTGAATTGCGTCCAGAATATTATAGCTTCCg ATGGCTTACACTGTTATTATCACAAGAATTTCCTTTACCCGACGTATTAAGAATATGGGATACTTTATTTTCTGATGAGAATCGTTTCGATTTTTTGATCTATATTTGTTGCGCGATGATCGTCGTTTTAAGGGATAAATTGATAAGAGGAGATTTTCCgtcgaatttaaaattattacaaagcTTTCCACCGACGGAAATCCAAAAAATCCTTCCTAAatcttttgaattatttcttcaaaacagTTAG
- the LOC111419688 gene encoding probable deoxyhypusine synthase, with amino-acid sequence MNTAEKVPEITEEAVLKKTENVDCLKEKVQGYNWNNGLNYEEILKTYLHTGFQATNFGLAVNEINKMLECRNRPITNQKYDDKEDPFITPKTNCTIFLGYTSNIVSSGLRETILFLVKNKLVDCIVTTAGGVEEDFIKCLASTFLGDFHLEGKKLRQQGINRIGNLLVPNDNYCKFEDWVTPILNEMVLEQKENGVLWTPSKMIQRLGEKINNEESIYYWASKNQIPVFSPALTDGSLGDMMFFHSFKNPGLIVDILSDLRRLNLMAIKASNTGVIIVGGGLIKHHICNANLMRNGADYAVYLNTSSECDGSDSGARPDEAVSWGKIKPEATPVKLYAEATLVFPLLVAETFAKYHFNRNKSE; translated from the exons ATGAATACTGCTGAAAAAGTACCTGAAATTACTGAAGAAgcggttttaaagaaaaccgAGAATGTTgattgtttaaaagaaaaagtacaAGGATATAATTGGAATAACGGATTAAACTatgaagaaatattaaaaacttacttACACACAGGGTTTCAAGCAACAAATTTCGGATTAGCcgtaaatgaaataaataaaatgttagaATGTAGAAATCGACCgataacaaatcaaaaatacgATGATAAAGAGGACCCTTTTATAACACCGAAAACAAATTGTACCATATTTTTGGGGTACACATCAAACATAGTTTCAAGCGGATTACGAGAAACTATcctttttttagtaaaaaataaattggttgaTTGTATAGTTACAACGGCAGGTGGTGTCGAAGAGGATTTTATTAAATGCCTTGCGTCAACGTTTTTGGGCGACTTCCACTTAGAAGGCAAAAAGCTAAGACAGCAAGGAATTAATAGGATAGGAAATTTATTAGTTCCTAATgataattattgcaaattcgAAGATTGGGTGACACCAATACTCAATGAAATGGTATTAGAACAAAAAGAGAATGGTGTTTTATGGACACCCAGCAAAATGATTCAACGATTAggtgaaaaaataaataatgaggAGAGTATTTATTATTGGGCTTCTAAAAATCAAATACCAGTGTTTAGTCCCGCTTTAACAGATGGAAGTTTAGGGGATATGATGTTTTTTCATTCGTTTAAAAATCCTGGgttaattgttgatattttatcag atttgagaagattaaatttaatggcTATTAAAGCTTCTAATACGGGGGTTATTATTGTTGGTGGAGGCTTAATTAAACATCACATTTGTAATGCGAATCTTAtg AGAAATGGTGCTGATTACGCGGTGTATTTAAATACATCTTCGGAATGTGACGGGAGCGATTCGGGTGCACGACCAGATGAGGCGGTTTCTTGGGGTAAAATAAAACCGGAAGCAACACCTGTTAAATTGTACGCGGAAgctacgttggtttttcctcTTTTAGTTGCAGAAACTTTTGctaaatatcattttaatcgaaataaatctgaataa
- the LOC139428963 gene encoding transmembrane protein 234 homolog isoform X1 — protein MFGVVASLILVALLWGATNPLIKRGSKDIVKIKESSKIKQFILELKYLFTNIHYIVPMALNQLGSILYFFTLQNAEISMAVPVTNSLSFVVTAITGVILGENKPKKETIVGMLLILIGTFLCCYDKYIVKMNENAIKIK, from the exons atgtttggagtTGTAG caTCTTTAATATTAGTTGCTTTATTATGGGGTGCAACAAATCCATTGATAAAGAGGGGATCGAAggatattgttaaaataaaggagtcttcaaaaatcaaacaattcattttggaattaaaatatttgtttacaaatataCAT taTATCGTACCAATGGCTTTAAATCAATTAGGAtcaattttgtatttcttCACATTACAAAATGCGGAAATATCGATGGCTGTACCAGTAACGAATTCCCTTTCGTTCGTTGTTACCGCAATTACAGGTGTGATTCTTGGagaaaataaaccaaaaaaag AGACTATTGTGggtatgttattaatattaataggcACATTTCTGTGTTGTTACGACAAATATATTGTGAAAATGAATGAAAAcgcaataaaaatcaaataa